A window from Streptomyces sp. NBC_00299 encodes these proteins:
- a CDS encoding alpha/beta fold hydrolase, with product MSNIQLVSSRRGSGPALVVIRQLDREGWAPVIDLLAREREVVAVDLPGFGDSPPLPDSTTPTVHALAAEVATWFSTVGLTRPPVVGNSLGGAVALELARTGAVSNAVALSPIGLWTGPEAAYALGSLRVARMMAESLGGRTARVTGNPLGRTLAFWQLVARPWQMTAEAADGALRNLARSPGFEATRRAAHNYRLRGFAPDVPVTVAWGTRDLLTPLHQARRATRLLPGARHLRLHGCGHSPMSDDPSRVAHLLLSASSS from the coding sequence ATGTCGAATATCCAGCTCGTCAGCAGCCGTCGCGGCAGCGGCCCGGCCCTGGTCGTGATCCGCCAGCTGGACCGGGAGGGCTGGGCACCCGTCATCGACCTGCTTGCTCGTGAACGCGAGGTCGTGGCCGTCGACCTGCCGGGATTCGGCGACAGCCCACCGCTGCCGGACAGCACCACCCCCACCGTCCACGCACTGGCTGCCGAGGTCGCCACGTGGTTCTCCACAGTCGGCCTCACGCGCCCGCCCGTCGTCGGCAACTCGCTCGGCGGGGCCGTCGCACTCGAACTCGCCCGGACAGGCGCCGTCAGCAACGCTGTCGCACTGTCCCCCATCGGCCTGTGGACCGGCCCCGAAGCGGCCTACGCCCTCGGCTCACTTCGGGTCGCGCGCATGATGGCGGAGAGCCTCGGCGGACGTACGGCACGAGTGACCGGCAATCCGCTGGGCCGCACACTCGCATTCTGGCAACTCGTCGCACGGCCCTGGCAGATGACAGCAGAGGCAGCCGACGGCGCCCTTCGCAACCTGGCCCGCTCACCCGGCTTCGAAGCCACACGCCGGGCAGCCCACAACTACCGGCTCCGCGGCTTCGCCCCCGATGTCCCCGTCACCGTCGCATGGGGCACCCGCGATCTCCTGACACCGCTGCACCAAGCACGCCGCGCGACTCGGCTCCTGCCCGGGGCCCGTCATCTCCGACTGCACGGCTGCGGGCACTCACCCATGTCCGACGACCCCAGCCGCGTCGCCCACCTCCTGCTGTCCGCGAGCAGCAGCTGA
- a CDS encoding NAD(P)H-dependent flavin oxidoreductase translates to MLRTRFTEMFGLTYPVMAAPMGLHSGGTLAAAVSAAGGLGSFGGTHPSKGPDWIRAEIATIRATTDRPFGVGFITPFLSFTGPLFDATLEERPEVVALSFADPQPWLARARDAGARVMCQVQNYQDAEMAVAAGADVLVAQGTEAGGHTGTMGLLPFLAGVVRRYPDVPVLAAGGIADGRTLAAVLTAGADGAWLGTAFLATPEAVEVHDIHKRLIVESDGSDTVWTRAYDIVSGLPWPATIGTRVRRNRFTDEWSEREATLRERKEEFAPPEHGNPFEAPPDPDTGAILYGQSASFVDAVRPAADVVRAISDEAEEILDSRPRSLLS, encoded by the coding sequence ATGTTGCGCACAAGATTCACCGAGATGTTCGGTCTCACCTATCCGGTGATGGCTGCCCCCATGGGCTTGCACAGTGGCGGGACACTCGCCGCCGCGGTTTCCGCTGCCGGCGGGCTCGGCTCCTTCGGCGGGACGCATCCGTCGAAGGGGCCAGACTGGATCCGTGCGGAGATCGCGACCATCCGCGCCACGACGGATCGGCCGTTTGGTGTCGGCTTCATCACGCCATTCCTCTCCTTCACTGGGCCGCTCTTCGACGCCACGCTGGAGGAGCGGCCAGAGGTCGTCGCCCTGTCGTTTGCTGACCCCCAGCCGTGGCTCGCCCGCGCCAGGGACGCGGGAGCCCGGGTGATGTGCCAGGTCCAGAACTACCAGGACGCGGAGATGGCCGTCGCCGCGGGTGCCGATGTCCTCGTGGCGCAAGGTACTGAGGCTGGTGGCCATACCGGGACGATGGGCCTGTTGCCGTTCCTGGCCGGGGTGGTGAGACGATACCCGGATGTTCCGGTGTTGGCCGCAGGCGGCATCGCTGACGGTCGAACGCTAGCGGCCGTCCTCACTGCTGGTGCAGACGGTGCCTGGCTTGGCACGGCGTTTCTCGCCACACCCGAGGCGGTCGAGGTGCACGACATCCACAAGCGCCTGATCGTCGAGAGCGACGGCAGCGACACCGTATGGACGCGGGCCTACGACATCGTGTCGGGACTGCCCTGGCCAGCGACCATCGGCACGCGAGTCCGCCGCAATCGGTTCACCGACGAGTGGTCAGAACGTGAAGCAACGCTGCGGGAACGCAAAGAGGAGTTCGCACCCCCGGAACACGGCAACCCCTTCGAGGCTCCGCCCGACCCCGACACGGGCGCGATCCTCTACGGTCAGTCAGCGTCCTTCGTCGACGCCGTCCGCCCCGCTGCGGACGTGGTCCGCGCGATCAGTGACGAGGCCGAGGAAATCCTGGACTCGCGGCCTCGATCGCTGCTGAGCTGA
- a CDS encoding calcium-binding protein encodes MLAAAALLTLALPGAAAHAAAPTCFGTPATISGSGTLNGTPGNDVIVGSAGVDTIDGFGGNDLICGLAGGDSINGGAGNDQIDAGPGDDLVRGDVFRTTGDAVAKRGNDLLLRDGNDRASGDNVAFNGNASGAGHDRIEGGAGDDSLAGDNNSFTGNATGAGNDVINGGPGVDDMRGDSNAATVATGAGNDVLDLGADGGFFAIGDNNLVTAGGTSASAGNDVIRGGAAGDLLVGDSSANNSLRAGNDQLTGRAGADTLFGDNVDFSASTTVGTAGGRDVLSGDAGDDTLRAGPANDFLNGGRDTDECDGEAGTGDFALACESVLGVP; translated from the coding sequence GTGCTGGCCGCGGCTGCGCTGCTCACCCTGGCGCTTCCGGGCGCAGCAGCCCACGCGGCGGCGCCCACCTGTTTCGGTACCCCGGCCACGATCTCCGGCTCCGGCACCCTCAACGGCACCCCCGGCAACGACGTCATCGTCGGGTCTGCCGGCGTCGACACGATCGACGGCTTCGGCGGCAACGACCTCATCTGCGGACTCGCTGGAGGTGACTCCATCAACGGTGGTGCCGGCAACGACCAGATCGACGCAGGCCCCGGTGACGACCTGGTGCGCGGTGACGTCTTCCGCACCACCGGTGACGCGGTCGCCAAACGTGGGAACGACCTGCTGCTGCGCGATGGGAACGACCGCGCCTCCGGGGACAACGTCGCCTTCAACGGCAACGCTTCGGGCGCCGGGCACGACCGCATCGAGGGCGGAGCGGGCGATGACAGCCTGGCCGGGGACAACAATTCCTTCACCGGCAATGCGACGGGTGCGGGCAACGACGTCATCAACGGCGGTCCGGGCGTTGACGACATGCGCGGCGACAGCAACGCGGCGACCGTCGCCACCGGGGCAGGCAACGACGTCCTGGACCTCGGAGCGGACGGCGGGTTCTTCGCCATCGGGGACAACAACCTGGTCACTGCGGGCGGCACGTCGGCCAGTGCGGGCAACGACGTGATCAGAGGCGGCGCCGCGGGTGATCTCCTGGTCGGCGACAGCTCCGCGAACAACTCCCTGCGAGCGGGCAACGACCAGCTCACCGGACGCGCCGGGGCGGACACGCTGTTCGGCGACAACGTCGACTTCAGCGCCTCCACCACCGTCGGGACCGCAGGCGGGCGGGACGTCCTTTCGGGCGACGCGGGCGATGACACCCTGCGGGCCGGTCCGGCGAACGACTTCCTCAACGGAGGACGCGACACCGACGAGTGCGACGGCGAAGCGGGCACCGGCGACTTCGCTCTGGCATGTGAGTCGGTCCTCGGCGTGCCGTAA
- a CDS encoding DUF6207 family protein, whose amino-acid sequence MDLIHETHVSEPGLLVVDVTAADDAIALAFQQLLAVRWATAAAGQTTRDAGQPGVRLRCYLNLRQQLAAAAVVDPTMEPTTGRP is encoded by the coding sequence ATGGACCTGATCCACGAGACGCACGTGAGCGAGCCGGGCCTGCTCGTCGTCGACGTCACGGCCGCCGACGACGCCATCGCGCTCGCCTTCCAGCAGCTGCTCGCCGTCCGGTGGGCGACGGCCGCAGCGGGGCAGACAACGCGGGACGCCGGTCAGCCCGGCGTACGGCTGCGCTGTTACCTGAACCTGCGCCAGCAGCTCGCCGCGGCCGCCGTGGTCGACCCGACCATGGAGCCGACCACGGGCCGGCCCTGA
- a CDS encoding alpha/beta fold hydrolase, with protein MAEDLTRFLAAYDAVLDRWPVPFDRMDLTSVYGATRVTACGPVDGEPLVLLHGGDATSAVWFANVADLSRTRRVYAVDRIGEAGRSLRGGRPVRSVDDLLDWLDGVLDGLGLGRADLCGHSYGGWIALTYALRTPQRVRKLALLDPTQCFAGFKAGYLLRALPMLIRPTAQRARAFLAWETRGAEVDPAWLDLYGLAAEFPRTKAVVGKRPGPRQLRSSTIPTLVLLAGDSRAHDIRRVEAAARLHLPHVETAVLPGLSHHSVPFARAAAINSMLLDFLGKL; from the coding sequence ATGGCAGAAGACCTGACTCGCTTTCTGGCGGCGTACGACGCCGTCCTGGACCGGTGGCCCGTGCCCTTCGACCGGATGGATCTGACATCCGTGTACGGCGCAACTCGGGTCACCGCGTGCGGCCCCGTGGACGGGGAACCGCTGGTGCTGCTGCACGGTGGCGACGCCACCTCGGCAGTGTGGTTCGCCAACGTGGCCGATCTGAGCCGCACTCGGCGCGTTTACGCCGTCGACCGGATCGGCGAGGCAGGCCGCAGCCTGCGCGGGGGCCGCCCCGTCCGATCCGTCGACGACCTTCTCGACTGGCTGGACGGTGTACTCGATGGCTTGGGCCTGGGCCGGGCCGACCTGTGCGGGCACTCCTATGGCGGATGGATTGCCCTCACCTATGCGCTGCGCACGCCGCAGCGGGTCCGCAAGCTCGCTCTCCTCGATCCCACCCAGTGCTTCGCTGGGTTCAAGGCTGGGTACCTGCTACGCGCCCTTCCCATGCTCATCCGGCCCACCGCCCAACGGGCCCGCGCGTTCCTCGCCTGGGAAACCCGAGGCGCGGAAGTCGACCCCGCATGGCTGGACCTGTACGGGCTCGCCGCCGAATTCCCGCGCACGAAGGCCGTTGTGGGCAAACGCCCGGGGCCCCGGCAACTGCGGAGCTCTACAATCCCGACGTTGGTGCTGCTTGCAGGGGACAGCAGGGCGCACGACATTCGGCGCGTCGAGGCAGCGGCGCGGCTGCACCTGCCACATGTCGAAACCGCGGTACTCCCCGGCCTGTCGCACCACAGCGTCCCGTTCGCCCGGGCCGCTGCAATCAACAGCATGCTCCTGGACTTCCTTGGCAAGCTTTGA
- a CDS encoding MarR family winged helix-turn-helix transcriptional regulator: MDENEDEPGLRVVHQLRTITIELDLLAAEFAHRNTLHPTDLRALICLLDAARAHTPATPGWLGRQLGLNSAGTTALVDRLERLGHVQRTRDSRDRRRVLLEVDDQAVTLGQSFFGPLITEVVAATRTFSDTELATIQRFLLNVHEAVAAQRDPSSSLTRSPVPQKKRGPQ, from the coding sequence ATGGATGAAAATGAAGATGAGCCTGGACTGCGGGTTGTGCATCAGCTGCGTACCATCACCATCGAACTCGACCTGCTCGCAGCCGAGTTCGCCCATCGCAACACACTGCATCCGACCGACCTGCGTGCCCTGATCTGCCTGTTGGATGCCGCTCGGGCGCACACGCCTGCGACGCCGGGCTGGCTCGGGCGGCAGCTCGGCCTGAACTCCGCGGGCACCACGGCCCTTGTCGACCGGCTCGAGAGGCTCGGCCACGTGCAACGCACACGAGACAGCCGCGACCGACGCCGCGTGCTGCTCGAGGTTGATGACCAGGCAGTCACCCTCGGACAGTCATTTTTCGGGCCGCTGATCACGGAGGTCGTCGCTGCGACGCGGACCTTCTCCGACACCGAGCTGGCAACAATCCAGCGCTTTCTGCTGAACGTGCACGAGGCCGTTGCCGCACAGCGCGACCCTTCGAGCTCGCTCACGCGAAGTCCCGTGCCTCAGAAGAAGCGAGGGCCTCAATGA
- a CDS encoding sensor histidine kinase — MSLGVPPYRTGALDTEDEPVPEAEREPLIGERIMAVINRDPRTAPHATRNDLLLAIVVTAQAVALALLTDPARRPDTLGWLLLLAGQIPIVWRRRHPLPMLVAEAALLLPYHALDNNHTAPLPVSVVTVYSMAVTCRPLRSLLTSGMALAVALSTMMVVNRQQAAEALQAAGWVISVVFIGIALRFYRQYVAAVVERAEHAERTREQEARRRVAEERLRIARDLHDLLAHSITLIGVQTSVAAHVLNADPERLDREAVAKSLDDIAETCRTARGELRTTLEVLRTHDIHDDRDLLLNLHGLEGLAEAARVSGAEVDLTVTADDVPPDVGAAAYRIVQEALTNAVRHGGRRNVGIRVGVRAAKGALQVTVTDDGIGTGGGTPGFGLVGMRERARSVGGTLDAGTLPSMGFEVRAVLPLRGSP; from the coding sequence ATGTCCCTGGGCGTCCCTCCATACCGGACGGGCGCCCTCGATACGGAGGATGAGCCCGTGCCCGAAGCAGAACGCGAACCTCTTATCGGCGAACGCATCATGGCGGTGATCAACCGCGACCCGCGCACCGCCCCGCACGCCACCCGCAACGACCTCCTGCTCGCCATCGTTGTCACCGCCCAGGCCGTCGCCCTCGCGCTCCTCACCGACCCGGCCCGGCGACCGGACACCCTGGGCTGGCTGTTACTGCTCGCCGGACAGATCCCGATCGTGTGGCGGCGGCGCCATCCGCTGCCGATGCTGGTCGCGGAAGCCGCCCTGCTATTGCCGTACCACGCCCTTGACAACAACCACACCGCCCCGCTCCCCGTCTCGGTCGTCACGGTGTACAGCATGGCCGTCACCTGCCGGCCCCTGCGCTCCCTGCTCACCAGTGGCATGGCCCTGGCCGTGGCGCTGAGCACCATGATGGTGGTCAACAGGCAACAGGCCGCCGAGGCGCTGCAGGCCGCCGGCTGGGTGATCTCCGTGGTCTTCATCGGTATCGCGCTGCGCTTCTACCGGCAGTACGTCGCCGCCGTTGTCGAGCGCGCCGAACACGCCGAACGCACACGCGAACAGGAGGCCCGCCGACGGGTCGCCGAGGAACGGCTGCGCATCGCCCGCGACCTCCACGATCTACTCGCGCACAGCATCACCCTGATCGGCGTGCAGACCTCCGTCGCCGCGCACGTCCTGAACGCCGATCCCGAGCGCCTGGACCGCGAGGCCGTCGCCAAGTCCCTCGACGACATCGCCGAGACCTGCCGCACCGCCCGCGGTGAACTGCGCACCACCTTGGAGGTGCTGCGCACACACGACATCCACGATGACCGTGACCTGCTGCTCAACCTGCACGGACTGGAAGGCCTCGCAGAGGCGGCCCGGGTCTCCGGGGCCGAGGTGGATCTGACAGTCACCGCCGACGACGTACCGCCCGACGTCGGCGCGGCCGCCTACCGGATCGTGCAGGAGGCCCTCACCAACGCCGTACGGCACGGCGGCCGGCGAAACGTCGGCATCCGGGTCGGGGTGCGCGCCGCGAAGGGCGCCCTGCAGGTCACCGTCACCGACGACGGGATCGGCACGGGCGGCGGCACGCCGGGATTCGGTCTCGTCGGCATGCGCGAGCGGGCACGCAGTGTGGGCGGGACGCTGGACGCCGGGACGCTTCCCAGTATGGGTTTCGAGGTCCGTGCCGTACTGCCGCTGAGAGGGAGCCCGTGA
- a CDS encoding hemerythrin domain-containing protein gives MGHGGNVIQELSTDHREVEELFQQIENETANPTTRRELADQLTMELVRHSVAEELHLYPAVRRYVDGGDDLADKEIADHSEVERLLKELEGCQPEEARFDTLIAQLKSSVTAHVRDEEDRLFRLLADSCPAETLDELGGKVRLAKESAPTRPHPAAPDTPPLNKILAPGMGMVDRVRDRLTGRGK, from the coding sequence ATGGGCCACGGAGGAAACGTCATCCAGGAATTGAGCACCGATCACCGAGAGGTCGAAGAGCTCTTCCAGCAGATCGAGAACGAGACCGCGAACCCCACCACCCGCCGAGAACTCGCCGACCAGTTGACGATGGAGCTGGTACGGCATTCGGTGGCTGAGGAACTGCACCTCTACCCAGCAGTCCGCCGGTACGTCGACGGCGGCGACGACCTCGCCGACAAGGAGATCGCTGACCACAGTGAGGTCGAGCGGTTGCTGAAGGAATTGGAGGGCTGCCAGCCCGAAGAGGCACGGTTCGACACACTCATCGCCCAGCTGAAGTCATCGGTCACCGCGCATGTCAGGGACGAAGAGGACCGCCTGTTCCGTCTGCTGGCCGACTCCTGCCCTGCCGAGACACTCGATGAGCTCGGGGGGAAGGTCCGCCTGGCCAAGGAGTCCGCTCCCACCCGCCCGCACCCCGCTGCCCCGGATACTCCACCGCTCAACAAGATCCTTGCGCCCGGAATGGGAATGGTCGACCGAGTCCGAGACAGGCTCACGGGGCGAGGAAAGTAG
- a CDS encoding GNAT family N-acetyltransferase yields MLTLTEVADDPLTLTRRLALNDASDVVFRPLVRTDADRLAGFLVGLSPETRRLSMFDGYDLATAQELCDAIARYDKLRLVLEEVPSGRIVGLLEFSLDLHPEDIARYRGAGIHLAPTDCRFGPTLADDYQGRGVGTQVFPLVTDVARRFGKKRVILWGGVLADNPRAIRYYQKNGFHSAGSFTGADGVRSLDMILDLDSLQG; encoded by the coding sequence GTGCTCACGCTGACGGAGGTCGCCGACGATCCGTTGACCCTGACACGCCGCCTGGCACTGAATGACGCCTCGGACGTGGTATTCCGCCCTCTCGTCCGCACCGACGCGGACCGTCTGGCAGGTTTTCTCGTGGGCTTGTCGCCTGAAACGAGGCGGCTGAGTATGTTCGATGGGTACGATCTCGCAACTGCCCAGGAGCTGTGTGACGCGATCGCGCGCTACGACAAGCTCAGGCTTGTGCTTGAGGAAGTGCCGTCCGGCAGGATCGTCGGCCTACTTGAGTTCAGCCTCGATCTCCACCCTGAAGACATAGCGCGCTATCGCGGGGCCGGCATCCACCTTGCACCGACCGATTGCCGATTCGGCCCCACCCTGGCTGACGACTACCAGGGGAGAGGGGTGGGAACGCAGGTCTTCCCGCTCGTCACGGACGTCGCACGGCGCTTTGGCAAGAAGAGGGTCATCCTCTGGGGCGGCGTTCTCGCCGACAACCCGCGCGCCATTCGCTACTACCAGAAGAACGGCTTCCACTCTGCCGGCTCCTTCACCGGGGCGGATGGTGTCCGGTCGCTCGACATGATCCTGGACCTCGATTCGCTGCAAGGGTAG
- a CDS encoding DinB family protein, whose translation MTVSDAKADLHFYLQSARDALLWKLEGLSEYDIRRPLTPTGTNLLGLVKHVASVELGYLGDTFGRPSGEPLPWLDDGAESNADMWATADESREYIVELYRRAWVHADTTIDALGLDTTGRVPWWPNGKDEVTLHHAVVRVIADTHRHAGHADILRELIDGAVGMNKGNDSMPPGDSAWWQNHRSRLERAAQEAG comes from the coding sequence ATGACCGTATCAGATGCCAAGGCTGACCTTCACTTTTACTTGCAGTCCGCCCGTGATGCCCTGCTGTGGAAGCTCGAAGGGCTCTCGGAGTACGACATCCGCCGCCCGCTGACGCCGACCGGCACGAATCTCCTGGGCCTGGTGAAACACGTGGCCAGTGTGGAACTGGGCTACCTCGGCGACACCTTCGGGCGCCCGTCCGGCGAGCCGCTGCCCTGGCTCGATGACGGTGCGGAGTCCAACGCGGATATGTGGGCCACCGCCGATGAGTCACGCGAGTACATCGTGGAGCTTTACCGCCGGGCGTGGGTGCACGCGGACACGACAATTGACGCGCTGGGGCTGGATACGACTGGCAGGGTGCCGTGGTGGCCCAACGGCAAAGACGAGGTGACGTTGCATCATGCCGTGGTGCGAGTGATCGCTGATACGCACCGGCACGCCGGGCACGCCGATATCCTCCGGGAGCTCATAGACGGTGCCGTCGGGATGAACAAGGGCAACGACAGCATGCCGCCGGGCGACTCGGCATGGTGGCAGAACCACCGAAGCCGGCTGGAGCGTGCAGCTCAGGAAGCCGGCTGA
- a CDS encoding TetR/AcrR family transcriptional regulator, whose amino-acid sequence MTTDAASSAPPAGLRESKKQETRQLISDVATGLFLAQGFERTTIAEIAAAARVAKKTVTNYFPRKEDLALDHQDAFTASLAGTVTGRQAGESALSALRRAFVDAAAAADPVAGFSGPDFARMIADSPTLSARLRDLHDLREAALADTLADVTGAPRGDITPRTAAALLGAVHRTLFQRIQELTLAGQDNARISVTVIAEADSAFGLLEPSLADYAAA is encoded by the coding sequence ATGACTACTGACGCCGCCTCGTCCGCACCCCCTGCCGGCCTGCGGGAATCCAAGAAGCAGGAGACCCGGCAGCTCATCTCCGACGTCGCCACCGGCCTGTTCCTCGCCCAGGGTTTCGAGCGGACCACCATCGCCGAGATCGCCGCCGCCGCGCGGGTAGCGAAGAAGACGGTGACCAACTACTTCCCGCGCAAGGAGGACCTGGCCCTGGATCACCAGGACGCCTTCACCGCCTCCCTGGCCGGTACGGTGACCGGCCGTCAGGCCGGCGAGTCGGCCCTCTCGGCCCTGCGTCGCGCCTTCGTCGACGCGGCCGCGGCCGCCGACCCGGTCGCCGGGTTCTCCGGCCCCGACTTCGCCCGCATGATCGCCGACAGCCCCACCCTCTCCGCCCGACTGCGCGACCTGCACGACCTGCGAGAGGCCGCCTTGGCCGACACCCTGGCCGACGTCACCGGCGCACCCCGCGGCGACATCACCCCCCGCACCGCCGCCGCCCTGCTCGGCGCCGTGCACCGCACCCTGTTCCAGCGCATCCAGGAACTCACCCTCGCCGGCCAGGACAACGCCCGGATCTCCGTCACCGTCATCGCGGAGGCGGACAGCGCCTTCGGCTTGTTGGAGCCTTCGCTCGCCGACTACGCAGCAGCGTGA
- a CDS encoding VOC family protein produces the protein MQVTASTVSLTVDDVAASQRFFTAHLGYVEQAAADGFASLSRDDAAMDIVLLARGTEVLPADQRDQHASGLILAFTGTGIDLEEKRLRTEGVEITMPLREEPWGERLFQVTDPNGVIVQFVEWVTPPSPENA, from the coding sequence TTGCAGGTCACCGCGTCCACCGTCTCGCTCACCGTCGACGACGTCGCCGCGTCCCAGCGGTTCTTCACCGCGCACCTTGGCTACGTCGAGCAGGCTGCTGCCGATGGATTCGCCTCCCTGTCGCGCGACGACGCCGCAATGGACATCGTCCTTCTCGCCCGTGGCACCGAAGTGCTGCCGGCCGACCAGCGTGATCAGCACGCCTCCGGCCTGATCCTCGCCTTCACCGGCACCGGCATCGATCTCGAGGAGAAGCGGCTGCGCACCGAGGGCGTCGAGATCACCATGCCGCTGCGCGAGGAGCCCTGGGGCGAGCGCCTCTTCCAGGTCACCGACCCCAACGGCGTGATCGTCCAGTTCGTCGAGTGGGTCACCCCGCCCAGCCCCGAGAACGCCTGA
- a CDS encoding CatB-related O-acetyltransferase — translation MVSPDPTTVHPLPAHDRVVFLNPLVTSPNIAVGEYTYYDDPDGATDFERRNVLYAYGPERLIIGKYCAIASGTTFLMAGAEHPAMGVSTYPFTMFGGRWAEQTLDIVTAMPSRGDTVVGNDVWFGYRATVMPGVRIGDGAIIAAGAVVTADVPPYTIVGGNPARPIRQRFDDAGIERLQRAAWWDWPAHLVTEHARTIMAGTPDDIERIATERGLGKPL, via the coding sequence ATCGTGTCACCTGATCCGACCACCGTTCACCCGCTGCCCGCCCACGACCGCGTGGTGTTCCTCAACCCGCTGGTCACCTCTCCGAACATCGCCGTGGGTGAGTACACCTACTACGACGACCCGGACGGCGCCACGGACTTCGAGCGCCGCAACGTCCTCTACGCCTACGGGCCGGAGCGCCTCATCATCGGCAAGTACTGCGCGATTGCCTCGGGGACCACGTTCCTGATGGCCGGTGCCGAGCATCCGGCGATGGGGGTGTCGACGTACCCGTTCACCATGTTCGGCGGCCGGTGGGCCGAGCAGACCCTGGACATCGTCACCGCCATGCCCAGCCGCGGTGACACGGTCGTCGGCAACGACGTCTGGTTCGGGTATCGGGCGACCGTCATGCCCGGCGTGCGGATCGGCGACGGCGCCATCATCGCGGCCGGAGCGGTGGTCACCGCCGACGTTCCGCCCTACACGATCGTCGGCGGCAACCCGGCCCGACCGATCCGGCAGCGCTTCGACGACGCCGGTATCGAGCGGCTGCAGCGCGCCGCCTGGTGGGACTGGCCCGCCCACCTGGTCACCGAACACGCCCGCACCATCATGGCCGGAACCCCGGACGACATCGAACGCATCGCCACCGAGCGCGGATTGGGAAAGCCCCTTTGA